TTGCCACTTCCCTGGCTTTGTCCTTTCACAGTGAGGAGAAATAGAAGCACATTTTAGTATCCTTTGAAACATTCCACCTTCTGGCACCAAGGAAGAAATATCTGacagtgagtttaaggtcagtagTGAGGCGCTGTGTCAAAACCAACATGTAAGAAGAgggctgtgcacatgtgtgcacacatacacattcacaaacacataggcacacatcAAACACCTTCGCAAAAATGACCCAGTGGTAGGACATTTTCTGATTGtgtgaggctctgagttcaaattccagtgcTCTCTCTAAAAGGAAAACTGTGGGAAGGACCTCTGCACTGGGAGAAGTCCAGCCTGCCATCAGTCTCCTACAAACAACCTCTGTGTCAGGGCCAGGCTCACCTGCTGAGTCTTTTCAGAACTTTGCAAGATTCATTTAAAACATTCACTTCAACTAAACAAGGGGCCAGTGTTTCCCAGCCAGATCATCATGAAACAGTCCACCACAGCTCAactcctgcatacacacacacacacacacacacacacacacacacacacacagagagagagagagagagagagagagagagagagagagagagagagagagagagagagagagagagagatgggataaagggtccttcttcttctcccctctctctttactTCTTGCCATCTCCTGAAAAATATATTCTGACTCCAAACTTTCATGCTTCCAAGCTGCACACCAGACAGTGAGAGATGTGAACAGTAATGCAGGCTCACCCTGTCCTGTGACCTCCGGCATGTGCCCACATCCCCTGaggctcctcccccttcccttcctctataCTTCTCAGCAGAGAGGATCTTCCTCAGGGCCTCCTGCTGGAGCTCCTCATTCTGAatgtctctgctctcctctctcaggatACTTGCATTTTCCTTTCCCTCACAAAGTGCTGACCAGCCCTCTGCCACCTTCAATAGTAGAAGAGATGTAGGGCACCTGCCAGGAAAGATGCTGCCAGGAATATGCAGGCTGCCATGCATCCTGCCATGCCTGCTGACCATCCATTTAAGGAGGGGAATGGAGCAGCTTTTCACTGAACTTCACTGCACAAGGCAGGTTTGGCTCAAAGGTTCTGAGAGTTTGGAGCCTTGAAGAATGCATTGTCTACAACCAGAACCCTTCCCAACTTAAGTAGGGGAACATAAGCCCTTGAAAGACCAATAGACTTGAGAATGCCTATCACCAGCATGGCTATACAGTAGGTACCACACCATCACAATCTCCATGCTTCTGTCCCACCTCTCAGACTGAAGACCCAAAGCCAGCAACTACGGCACTTAGCCTAGCCTGTCCTCTGTATCCATAGCAGATTCCAATGCAGACCAgcaatgaatgcatgaatgaatgaatgaatgaatgcaggaATAGATGAATGAATGCAGGCATCCATGTATGATGGCTAGCATAATGACAATGAAGACTCAGTCTTATCAGCAAACAAGAACATGCATTGCAGCAGATGGACATGCACAGAAGCAAACAGACAGGTCCTCTTCATGGACGAGGCTCTGATGGCAAGAGGTTTCCTGCCATGCTCAGCTTCCAGGATGGCTGTGCTATTCTAAGCTTCTCCTACACAGATATGAACTAGACTCCAGAAAGCTCCAGACTGCCAAAGGTCACATGGGACAATGGCATCAGGAAATACTTTGGCATGACAACAAGTTTTGGCAATAAGTAACCCCAACACAGAAGAAACTCTACTGCATGGGAATTAGTTTATGATAGTGGGAAATGGAAATAGGACAGGGAAATGCCTGTTGTCTGAGGCAAGGGCATGGATCCCTAGAATGAGATCCTCAAAGCTGGGTACATAAACAAGTTGGGACATCTGTCAGGAGCTAAAATGGGACAAaataataactagcaggtgagcTTCCTGAGATGGTCTGCTTTGGATTAATCCAAGACATATTTGCTTTTATACACAAAGCTTATGATAATTCATTTTAGGAAACATTCCTGCTATTAATAAGCTttccctgttattattaaacatatataactatCACTACGTTTTAGCCCACTCCTTTTGCGCAGATTTATGCAGATAGATGAAGATGCACTGCCTTTTAGTGATACTATAtggacaaatagatgacttcctAAGTCTTAATGATACTCCtacaagaattcctaaaattatatcagtgattattaagctcttttttagtgggactgctattgggtccttttctgatagtcaaaactgcaatgagaactctgtcagtctcccaagtgtcaccagttaattgctcttagatggtaaccagactttctcctactcagagcacattccaagaggttgtaaaacaattaaccaaaggacataaaaagggaactaatgttttattataggtgctaggacaaaagataaaatattaactggGTTTATCTATGTAAAACTTCAcgaataacttagttatggttttcaaTTTTTAGTGAACCTGTGGATCTAAGACAGGTGATGAATgcttagccagataattactcctaattgATATGCATGTAAGCATTCCCTGTtctaaacttctatttcaatttatgatttgacattttgtgtgaacttgtgatgaactctTTAACaagtgatcatgtattctgaaagatgtataagtactgaggacaaagagatgagaaaagagagaagagaaattttTTCCATTTCCCTGCTTAGAGTAGAATTTTTCCCTTGCCCCCTGCTTAGGATCTTTCCACTTTCCCCCATTTCCTCAGATAGCTTTAATAGGAACCTTTTTAAACTTAGTAATAAATACTATATTCATTTTTCAAAGTAtccccccttttcttctgagaGTTCCAACAAGCAGGCTGAAAGTTTGAGATCTgctaaggaagaagaaaggccGCATTTCTTAATCCTCCACTATTAGGGTACAGGTGTTAATCGCCTAAGCCAGCAGccttttaccctcagaaagagcaagaaagattttaggattgttttagacattatcatcagcatttcagtacagttagagagctagaatgaccagagaccctcagactttaaagccacACCAGAGCCCTACTCTGTGTGCCCCAATGCCATGTCTCTTACCCTCTTAGGGCCAGGAGACTCCTGGTACCTTCCCACTGTTGAATTATTATAAAATGGATATTCAGGATGTAGACACCACTTAGCCATGCAGGAAGTGCCCAGGTAATCAACCTCAGTGAATGGCAGTGTTTTCAGGCACATATCTTGCCCCACCAAGACTGTTACCTTGATTGAATATTGGATTGCACCCTGTTGAGGGTTCATCACCAAGGCAACAACTGATGGACAAGAGAGGAGAAACCCTCAATGcccagggagggaggagaagtaaACTAGGTTCTAGACTGAAGTCCTAGTCCCTAGATGGACTCAGATTTTCCCACAAGTTCCAGAACCAGCTCACCAACAGAAGGAGATGGATTCAGCAACAGGGTCCTTAGACATGCAGGCTGCATCCAGAAAGGATGGAGGGATATAGTTAGGAATTGTCAGCATGTGGTGTCCCAGTCTTAGGGTGATGCCTAAAAGACTGTTAGGACATTATTAGGAAGACTGTTGGGACATTTGATGGCTTCAATAGATGAGTCATCTTCTCTCATCTCATGGCCATCAGGGAAGGGTAGCTGATTGCTCACTAGGGATTGGGGTCCTGAGTGTGGCTCACCAGGGTCCAAGTCTCTGATGACCCCATGTCCACTGCTCAATGAGTGTTCTCAGGAGTCTCAAGTCTCACCCTGAATGTATAGCTGTCCTTCTCCATGTACACCACTAGCTATGTTTCCAGGCCCAAAGAATTCTCCATGAACAGCAGGTGCCCCAGCTCGGAAGCACCTtgacctcctttcttcctccatggAGACAGCAAGCCAGCTCATCCCTAGAGCTGAATCATCCACTCTCCTCTCCAGCTGAACTTGATGTTCCCAGAGACTGCCCTCAATGGCAACCTTCACCTCTCACAACTCAGTTCTCTGTAACCTTATAGAGTTCCTTTCCCAAGCGAGAAACTTTGTCTAACCCCTCATGCTCCTCATGGCTCTGATTATTCCAGAATCCTCAAGGAGCCAGGCTCTTTGCCATTCTGTGGCCACTCCTACCTTTTCTACTTCACCACTAATCCACTCTGTTGTCCCAGAAATCCATCTTCTCTCAGATCCTTAGAAGTGGCTCCATTGTTCTTTGCCCTGCTCAAAATATTCTCAATAGTTTTCTGAGCACCTTCTCATCCCCCTCACATCCATCTCAGCAGAGATGCCACCTGATCCATGGACCATTTGGTTCTTCTCTGGGAAGTATCAGAGCCCTGTTTCATCATCCACCTGGCAACCATAGTGACACCTCATGAGCAGAGTCACAACATGGAGGAGGTTGTTCCTCTGGCACTTGGAAGAGCATCCCACAAGCCAAAATGTCTACTTGAGTGGTCATGGGGGAAATAACTAAGTttccctctgcctcagtttcctcttccatAGAAGGGACTGTTAATAGGATATAGGTCAGAGGGCCATCAGAGGAGTCACAGAATGAGTGACAATCTCTACTACTATGTTGTCACTAGAGGCAACCCCTTCCAACATGAGCTGAGATAACACTGCCTGGGCACTTTCTGTGCAGGTATATGTTTATTGATCCTTTGCTCCTGCCTCCTGTTTTGGTTGGTGGTGTTCATCTTTTGTGTGAGGTTGGTCAGCTGggatcttagagagagagagagagtaggagtgCCAGGGGGAGAGGAGCTGCTCTGACCTCCAGTCCCATGCAGCTGCAGGAATTTGGACTACAACTCTGTGCCAGATATTGGCAAGGTCAGGGGACCCTGCAAGGGACACTGAGTGGCAAAGCCTGCAGAGGGAAAGCATAACCTAAGAGCATGGCACCAGGTCTTCTCAGATGCTGGAATGGCATTTAGTGCAGCAGGTTCccctttcagtcctgggcctgattctcatggattggcaaagaGGCTTTCATGGTCCCATCAAGACTGTGCAAGCAGATGTGCTCAGAGCCTATACTGGAACTCTGTGTATTTGCCAATGCCTAGGTTTGGGATACAGATACATAAAGAGGAGTCACCAGGGAAGAAGAATAAAGGCAGATTCCAGGTTCAGAAACATGCACAGATGCTCCCAAGACACCCGAGAGCCTGACACAGATAGTCCAAAGTCTTCTGTGCATGTGGGAGCCACGGAGATAGTCAATGTCGCTGTCTAAGCCAACTTTGCAACAGCCAATCAGAGCTTGAATGCCAGGATGTAAACAGAGATCCACATATAGGGTCCATCTCAGAGTCCTGGGCAGAATATTCAGAACTTGGAGAGTTTTAGGCTCTCTTAGGGTGAGTGATTTTGGCTATAAAGAGAGTAGTCTGAACATCTGTGTGAGAGATGACCATCAGGAATGTCCTGTTGAACCACAGACTGGTTCTTCTACTAAGAATGCGAAAATTGACCCCTGTGGCAGCAACTCCTTCTGTGCCTGTCTCAGCCACGTCCAGCACAGCCTTGTGGACCATCTGTGGGGAGAGAAACACATCACTCAGTGGAGACCAGGGAGGGCAGGAGAGTGGTCTGGAGCAAGCAGTGAGTGCTGGCCTCATCTGCTGGTGTTTCATTGTTCCTTTCATGAGCTCTAATCATGGATTTCCCAAGCCTCTGCTCAGTGTGTGAGTTGACACATGCCCTGGGTCTGCTCAGTGTCTGAATCTGTGCTATCCTCAAACCCACTACAAACTGGAGAATGGAGATAGGCAATGGCAAGGGTTTCCCCGCAGGCAGCTGCAGGATTCAGCATCCCTCCAGCTCCAGCCTCTTTGGAATATACAACAGCAATGTACAACCCATGGCTTCACCTTCCCAGACTGCCATGTCATGCTGGGACAGATCTGAGCCCAGGGCTTTAAGTGGGCCCTGGAGAGAACATTGGTCACGGCCAGGCTGTGTACCTAGGAATGCACTATGGGGGTCTAAGgcatcttctttcctttcttaggGTTTTCATCAGAGCTGCCATAGATTCCTTGTTATTACTTTTACTGTTAATATTCTGTGTGCAGGTCAAGAAGTACTGTTTCTGGGCTGCAGTGAAGAAGCTAAAGGGAGAAGTGATTTGGCCTGTAATGTACTGTGGGTAGCCCTACAGTGTATTGTGGGTGCCCCTGCAGGGCACTTTGTGTGGCCTTGCAGTGCAGCACATGTTAGTATCCACAGTTCTATGAAGCAACTCTAGGCCCTTCCCCACAATGGGCTCCTAGGTGAGCTAATGTACAGGGGAAGAGGATGGACATTTGttaaggaaactcagaaatgtagGAGTTCTCACACATGTACCATCCCCACAGGCCACATGCCCTTCACCATCCACATTCAGGACCCAAGGCGAAGCATCCTGCGTTTCTTGTCTTACCTGAGACACTATCAGGTCCTTGGTTCCTGTGATCCCAGATAGGTCAGCTTGTTTGGAGAAGATTTCTTTAATGCCCAGCTCTGGAAGGATGTTCTTCAGGCTGTAGTCAGTAGAGATGGAGAACTTGGGCAGGTAGAGCTCACCCATTTTCCTGAGAATAAAAAAACAGCAAGGTAAGAGTCCCTGGACTCTGTGAACCCCTCAATCAACCATGTCGCTGGGTCTCCTCTCCACAAAGCCCTTTCCCTAGAGAGAAGCCCTCTTCCCACCCATGCATAGACAACTTAACTTTGCTCTTCCTAATGCATTAATTATCCATCAGGGCCTGAGAGTGTTTATAGTGGACAGGCAACCTGACTTGGTCCTAGCTGTTCCGTGACTTAGAATGTTTTCCTTCTACATCCACAATGCAATTCTTCCCTGGCATGGCAATCCTAAAACATCTTCCAATGAGCCTTCTATTTAAAATTGCACAGTGCATCAGACTCCAGCTTTCCTAATATTTGGATACTCCTTTTCTTAACTTTACCCTTTCTCACATTTTAACCTACATTTTAACTTTCATTCCTACCCTCTTTCTTCCTCAACTCTAAGAGGAGCCCAAAGGGTACAtttgtgcttcagtctctgaTACACTCTCAGAATCTACATCAGATGGCCCATAGTAGGACTTCAAGTCTTATTCCCTGTATGGTGAATGATGAATGTTGAGAGGATGAGATGGCTCCACAGGGCAGAGCTGATTCTCAGAGCTCATCTCATGTCAATCACAATGCCCTCTGCCTTCCAACTCATTCTAGATTCTGTGTAACTTACAGCCTGTTAGAGGGAGGAAACCTCAGCTCCTTGTTCTAGCTGAGCCCATCTTGTGAACATTGACAGCAAATCAGGGCCCAAAATACATAATCAGCAAAGGGGAATTAAACTCAAGTCCACCTGTCCCCTGGGAAGTGTCTACCATTACTGGGTACTAGAGTGACTCCGAGGTATAGGGACACCGGCCATAAGGCAACAGCAGGACAGGGATCCAGGGCAGTTCTGGATCCTAAGGATAGTCACCTGGGCCTCAGAGAGTTCTTCCACTTCCTCAGGGTCTCTGGTTGCAAGCTGGCTTCTACCTGCTGCATCCTGCCCTGGTCAGGGAGAATGAACAGGGCGCTGGCATTTCCTTTGTACTTCAGTTCCACCACAGTGCAGGACAGCTCCTCATCCCGGAAGTAGGGTGTGGTCAGGGTCTTAATTTTCATCATGGGCACCTTCACAGACCTCTTCACATCCAAGTAGAACTCTGACTCAAATGTGTCACGGGGATTAAAGGGCATCTTCCATTTGCCTAAAGATAAGGCAAATGATCATGTTGTAACTTCAGGACACTCTACCTCCTCACAATTTTTGCTCAGCTTTTGAGTTGTCACAGCAATCCAGGCATCTTCAGTCACTCAGAGTGTCTGTTAGTGTGACATATGCTGAATTGGAGAAAGCATGGTACTTGATGAAGCTGATATCTATGAGAATTTTCTCCAGTCATGGTTTGGATAGTGGAACCTCAAAACCACAGCTTGGCTACTTGAGTCCTGACACAATTAGGGATCTGGGGTGGAGTGTGTAAGAGAGACAAGTGTGAAGGTGGTGAGACTGGAGACAGGGAGAGTTGAGGGGTCCCATCTTCCTCAGGCAATGGCTTATGGGACAGATTTTAGGGGAAACAGGAGAAAAAAGGCTAAGATCTCCTACATCATGAGCAGTTCATAATCCATAAATTGTGGGCTAAGACTTGGGTAATGAGTCCTTATCACACACATGGGCTATGACAAATTACAGATACCACAAATTACAGATACCAGGTCAGATTTATCCCAGATTTCTAGTTTATGCCTCTACTACCAACGCACATGAGGGACTTGATAGTTAAATACTCTCTTACTCTTAGAATCTCACAGCCTAGACATACATCCTACCTCACACCATACAGCACTTGAGCCTTTGCCCTGGGGAGAGTTGAGAAAGCCATGTCCTGTAATCTAACCCATTAGGCTGTCATTCTGCTTCCACCATACCCAGTTCACAGCAGCTTTGGGCCCATCCTGTCCTTCTGTCCTCCTGTCTTCTGTCCTACTGTGCTCTGACCTCCTGTCCTATATTTCTTTCCATTGTTATCTTGATTTTCTGCCTATAGTCCCAGACCTGCCCTATCTCTGCCCTGGACCAACTTTAATCAGCTTCAGATCAACTCAAGGTCTGATGACCTCTGTCAGGCACAATCTCAGGATTGTTACTTTGCTCCCTGTGTCTATGAGGCAGGACATTATGGATATGAGATCTCTGGAATTCCCCCAGTACCGTTCATTACCTATAACATCTCCAGTTGAGTCTCTATATATCTTGTGTCCAAGCCTCATCAGAATTTCTGACTCAGGAATATGTCTTGGAAATTCTGACTTTTCAAGATAAATGGCTACTTATTTTACAAAAGCAATATTATACAAAGCAGTCAGACACTAAACACAGAACACAACTTGGCTGACACTTCCTCATCTCTAATGGCTATAACTCAGTCCTTGCTTCTCCATGTCCAGGAACACTTCATTTTAGAAAAGGCTCAGAGGACAAGTATTGCTCAGTAACTGCTTACAGGGCTCTTCACAAGGTGTGGGATATGCTACCTTCGCTGTTCCAATTACTGTCTCTAGGCTCCTTATGATCAAGAAGTCCCCATCCTACCTGGACCCACCTAGAGAGAGAGGTTCTCCAGCAGATATGGACATCTGCTATAGGAACATATTAGAAATGCCAGCAGTAGGAATCCTGTGGGAACCTGTCTCTGCATGGAGTAGTCATGGATTCTGACCAGCAGGTAGGACAGGACATTTGACGAATGACATGCTGCTTGTAACTAAGTTTAAGTCATAGTCAATTATCAGCCCTTGTAGACTGAGAACTCAGCATGTACCAGGAACACAACCATTGTCCAGAAACAGCTCAGAAGAGGAGACTGATGAGTAACAAGAAGTTAGGCACACATGTCTCCAAGGCTTTGAGCACCTCCTTGACAATGATCAGCATACAGGACACAAGTTACCCTGCCAAGAtcctctccctccactccccaGGCAGTGACCATGCCAACCTTTAAAGTAGATGTAATTCACCAGCACCATCAGTGTATCCGTATCCAGGTCTGAGATGAGTCCCTTGATCTTCCTCTGGGTCTGATTGCTCACATAGTCATTGATGAGCTTTGTGGCCTCGAGAGGCTGCTGGAAGTCTGCTGTGAAGGCCTCAGCCTGGTACAGAGCCCTTGCCTTCTCCTGGAATTCTGCCAGAATCTGCAGGTGCTTTTCAACAAACAGGGCACTGCCTGTGCTGATCTGTACCTGCTCCCCTGGATGGCTGAGCCTCTGTAGGAGATGTCCAAAGCCCTGGTGGATGTCTGCTTCAGGGGTCTCTGTGAGATTGAAGTTGAGACCTTCTAGTATCTCTTCCAGGGTGTTGCCCTTTGCTCCCAGGGACACGATGGCCAAGGCAGCTGAGATGCTAAGTGGGGAGAAGACAATATTTGTATCTGGATTCTTCAAAGCCAGCTTCTTGTAGAGGCTGAAGGCAAAGTCAGTGTTGATGGAGGCCAATGTGAGACTGTCGAGTTGTGtcccattttctttgtctttatggAATAAAGTGTCTCTTTCTAATGTGCcatctgggaagcagaggacaccAGGGCAGATCCCAGTTATCACGAGCCCCAGAGCTACAATGAAGGCCATCTTGTCTGTTCTCCAGGctgaaaagaaaacattctttgAGTCTGGGAGGACAATCTGGTGCTCTGAGCATTTCCTAATTTTTCCACCCTGGCTGGCATTGTGCCCTGCTctgctgctcttcctgcctctgtgactGCCTACGGGAGATGTTCTGGCCTCTCAGATGGCAGTACTCCATCATGAGCTCCCCACTACCATGGAGGAAGTGCTGTTGCAGAAGACAGTTTCATAGCAGAGAACCAAGATCCAGAGATTTGAAGGGACATGTTAGGGTCACCTCTCTGTGCAGCTTGGTGAGGGTCCAGGTTACATTACTGGTAAGTGGCTGGTTTATTGTGGGCATCGGGAGTGGTTTTAGAGAATGTCTAGCGGTCCATGTCCTCTATACACACCTGAAATAGGGAGCCACAGGCATCAATCATGGGCTATAGTTAAAAGCTTGCAATTATGGTAATCAAGGCTATCTACCTTTAGCCTCTGACCATTTGTTCAGCTGTGTAAAGGTGAAGGTGGATGGTAAATGAAtgtgaggcagaggaagaagtggagagcggagaaaggaaagaggagagtgttgtggagagaggagagtggaTATGAGAGTGaacagaggaaagaggagagaggagagtgaatagagggggaggggagaagagagaggagagagtggagaggagaaaggagagataagagaggagagatgaaagaggaaaggggaggaagaagggaagagagaggagaggagaggagaggagaggagaggagaggagaggagaggagaggagaggagagagatggcagaggagagagatggcagaggagagagaagggagaagaaagagggaagaggagaaaggagagatgggagaggagagatgggaggggagagagaagagaggggagaagtttggagaaaggaaggagagagaaatggaaaacaggagcagagacataggaggaggaagagggagagaaagcaggagaaagaaaagggaagaaggctGGGAGAGAAGACTAGAGGAGCACACAGTGGCCTGGGGAGCAAAGGAGGGTGTGTTGGCACTAAGCAACTTTTCCCTGTGGCTGTAACACTCCCTTAGATGAGCCGAGGACCTCAACAACTTGGCTGCTTTTACCCTGTGCTTTACTTTCAGACTGATGCAACCATTTCTTTGGAAACGCACTAAATAATACTTTGTGCCAAAATTATTTTCAGAGAAAAGAGGTTGTTCAGTTTGTATAGCAGGAGACGTGGCTCAGTGACTGAGGGGGAAGCCCCTCTGCTTGGCCAGGGGGTCTGGTATCTAAGAGGGAAGTGGGGTCCCAACCCCCCAGGCATCTCCTCTATGATGTGAGCATGGCAGAGCTGCCACCTCCCCCAAAGTGACTCTGCAACAGCCCTGTCTCACCCTAGCTATGACAGCAGCATGCAAGCTAGACATGTCTCTAAACTTCCCTCCCTGTGGAGTCAGAGAACCAGGCTCCATTTACTCTCCACAAGCAGAGACCACAGCAGCTGTATCTACcacaagcaagagaaaccaaCCAGAGAGAAAATTTTATGAACTCAAGAAATGTTCCCTGATTGTAAGCCAGTATC
The nucleotide sequence above comes from Mus musculus strain C57BL/6J chromosome 12, GRCm38.p6 C57BL/6J. Encoded proteins:
- the Serpina3c gene encoding serine protease inhibitor A3C isoform X1, giving the protein MPRDREGTFPGLCAWRTDKMAFIVALGLVITGICPGVLCFPDGTLERDTLFHKDKENGTQLDSLTLASINTDFAFSLYKKLALKNPDTNIVFSPLSISAALAIVSLGAKGNTLEEILEGLNFNLTETPEADIHQGFGHLLQRLSHPGEQVQISTGSALFVEKHLQILAEFQEKARALYQAEAFTADFQQPLEATKLINDYVSNQTQRKIKGLISDLDTDTLMVLVNYIYFKGKWKMPFNPRDTFESEFYLDVKRSVKVPMMKIKTLTTPYFRDEELSCTVVELKYKGNASALFILPDQGRMQQVEASLQPETLRKWKNSLRPRKMGELYLPKFSISTDYSLKNILPELGIKEIFSKQADLSGITGTKDLIVSQMVHKAVLDVAETGTEGVAATGVNFRILSRRTSLWFNRTFLMVISHTDVQTTLFIAKITHPKRA
- the Serpina3c gene encoding serine protease inhibitor A3C precursor, which produces MAFIVALGLVITGICPGVLCFPDGTLERDTLFHKDKENGTQLDSLTLASINTDFAFSLYKKLALKNPDTNIVFSPLSISAALAIVSLGAKGNTLEEILEGLNFNLTETPEADIHQGFGHLLQRLSHPGEQVQISTGSALFVEKHLQILAEFQEKARALYQAEAFTADFQQPLEATKLINDYVSNQTQRKIKGLISDLDTDTLMVLVNYIYFKGKWKMPFNPRDTFESEFYLDVKRSVKVPMMKIKTLTTPYFRDEELSCTVVELKYKGNASALFILPDQGRMQQVEASLQPETLRKWKNSLRPRKMGELYLPKFSISTDYSLKNILPELGIKEIFSKQADLSGITGTKDLIVSQMVHKAVLDVAETGTEGVAATGVNFRILSRRTSLWFNRTFLMVISHTDVQTTLFIAKITHPKRA